In Fusobacterium canifelinum, a genomic segment contains:
- a CDS encoding 3-hydroxybutyrate dehydrogenase yields MNKVAFITGAASGIGKSIGEAFLKSGYNVVFSDLNEEALNKTISEYQNKSFECFGVKCDVTKEEEINTTIDKVIEKYGRIDVLINNAGLQYVSFIENFPTSKFEFMIKVMLTAPFIAIKKVFPIMKKQKFGRIINMASINGVIGFAGKSAYNSAKHGLIGLTKVTALEAANSGITVNAICPGYVDTPLVRGQFEDLAKTRNIPLDEVLNSVLYPLIPQKRLLDVQEIADYTLFLCSEKAKGITGQACILDGGYTVQ; encoded by the coding sequence ATGAATAAAGTAGCTTTTATAACTGGTGCAGCAAGTGGGATAGGAAAATCAATAGGAGAGGCATTTTTAAAGAGTGGTTATAATGTTGTATTTTCAGATTTGAATGAAGAAGCTCTTAATAAAACTATTTCTGAATACCAAAATAAAAGCTTTGAGTGCTTTGGTGTAAAATGTGATGTTACAAAAGAGGAAGAAATTAATACAACAATTGATAAAGTTATTGAAAAATATGGAAGAATTGATGTTTTAATAAATAATGCTGGTTTGCAATATGTTTCATTTATTGAAAATTTCCCAACTTCAAAATTTGAGTTTATGATAAAAGTCATGCTTACCGCTCCTTTCATTGCAATAAAGAAAGTTTTTCCAATTATGAAAAAACAAAAATTTGGTCGTATTATTAATATGGCTTCTATTAATGGAGTTATTGGTTTTGCTGGAAAATCAGCATATAACTCAGCTAAACATGGTTTAATAGGTTTGACTAAGGTCACTGCTTTAGAAGCTGCTAATTCTGGAATTACTGTTAATGCAATATGTCCTGGTTATGTTGATACCCCTTTAGTTAGAGGACAATTTGAAGATTTAGCAAAAACAAGAAATATCCCTTTGGATGAAGTATTAAATAGTGTTTTATATCCTTTAATCCCCCAAAAGCGTTTACTAGATGTCCAAGAAATTGCTGATTATACATTATTTCTATGTAGTGAAAAAGCGAAAGGAATTACAGGACAAGCCTGTATCTTAGATGGTGGATATACTGTACAATAA
- a CDS encoding FprA family A-type flavoprotein, protein MYCCTKINNDIIWIGVNDRKTERFENYIPLDNGVTYNSYLILDEKICIIDGVEEGENGNFLGKIEAMIGTAPVDYIIVNHVEPDHSGSIKNMLKIYPEIKVVGNAKTIMMLKLLGVDLPDERIVVVKEKDVLDLGKHKLTFYLMPMVHWPESMATYDMTDKILFSNDAFGSFGTLDGGVFDDEVNTDFFTDEMRRYYSNIVGKFGAPVNAVLKKLSSVEISCICPSHGLIWRKYIKEIIERYQKWANMEPTKEGVVIVYGSMYGHTAEMAEVLGRELGNRGIKDVIIYDSSKTDHSYIFSTIWKYKGLILGSCAHNNDIYPKMEPLLHKLENYSLKNRYLGIFGNMMWSGGGVKRIKEFADTLTGLEQVGEPIEIKGHVTPAERDRLIELANLMADKLIANRK, encoded by the coding sequence ATGTATTGTTGTACAAAAATAAATAATGATATTATTTGGATTGGTGTTAATGATAGGAAAACTGAAAGATTTGAAAATTATATTCCTTTAGATAATGGTGTAACATATAATTCATATTTAATATTGGATGAAAAAATATGTATAATTGATGGTGTTGAAGAAGGAGAAAATGGAAATTTTTTAGGTAAAATAGAAGCAATGATAGGCACTGCCCCTGTTGATTACATCATAGTAAACCATGTTGAGCCTGATCACTCTGGTTCAATAAAAAATATGTTAAAAATTTATCCAGAAATAAAAGTTGTTGGAAATGCAAAAACTATAATGATGTTAAAATTATTAGGTGTTGATTTGCCAGATGAAAGGATTGTAGTTGTAAAAGAAAAAGATGTTTTAGATTTAGGAAAACATAAATTAACTTTCTATTTAATGCCTATGGTGCATTGGCCAGAATCAATGGCAACTTATGATATGACAGATAAAATTTTATTCTCAAATGATGCTTTTGGAAGTTTTGGTACTTTAGATGGTGGAGTTTTTGATGATGAAGTTAATACTGATTTTTTCACTGATGAAATGAGAAGATATTATTCTAATATAGTTGGAAAATTTGGTGCTCCTGTAAATGCTGTATTAAAAAAATTATCTTCTGTTGAAATTTCTTGTATTTGTCCTTCACATGGATTAATTTGGAGAAAATATATAAAAGAAATTATAGAAAGATATCAAAAATGGGCTAATATGGAACCTACAAAAGAGGGTGTAGTAATAGTTTACGGAAGTATGTATGGTCATACTGCTGAAATGGCAGAAGTTCTAGGAAGAGAATTAGGAAATAGAGGAATTAAAGATGTTATAATTTATGATTCTTCTAAAACAGACCACTCATATATATTCAGTACAATTTGGAAATATAAAGGGCTTATCTTAGGTTCATGTGCTCATAATAATGATATTTATCCAAAAATGGAGCCATTACTTCATAAATTAGAAAATTATAGTCTAAAAAATAGATATTTAGGAATTTTTGGAAATATGATGTGGAGTGGTGGTGGAGTAAAAAGAATTAAAGAGTTTGCTGATACTTTAACTGGTTTAGAACAAGTTGGAGAGCCTATTGAAATAAAAGGTCATGTTACTCCTGCTGAAAGAGATAGATTAATTGAACTAGCTAATCTTATGGCAGATAAGCTTATTGCTAATAGAAAATAA
- a CDS encoding IS256 family transposase translates to MKEKKEVYKVKPLTEGKKNIIASLIEEYDIKTTEDIQEALKDLLGGTIKSMLEAEMDEHIGYEKYQHSDGTNYRNGTKKKNVRSTYGEFQVEVPQDRNSSFEPQIVKKRQKDISEIDQKIINMYARGLTTRQISEQIEEIYGFECSESFISNVTDKVIDKIQDWQNRPLDEVYPIIFIDATHFSVREDNRIKKIAAYVVLGISKDGMKEVLSLEIGENESSKYWLGVLNGLKNRGVKDIMVICADGLTGMKEAIAAAFPQTEYQRCVVHQVRNTLKYVSYKDKKEFSTDLKSIYLAVTETQALENLDKVSEKWKEKYPNSMISWYQNWDVLTPIFKFSLEVRKVIYTTNAIESLNSTYKKLNRQRTVYPSDKALLKVLYLSTMEATKKWSQPLRNWGKVYGEFSIMYEGRF, encoded by the coding sequence ATGAAAGAGAAAAAAGAAGTTTACAAAGTAAAACCATTAACTGAAGGAAAGAAAAATATTATTGCTTCTTTAATTGAAGAATATGATATTAAAACTACTGAGGATATCCAAGAAGCTCTTAAAGACCTTTTAGGTGGAACTATTAAGTCTATGTTAGAAGCTGAGATGGATGAACATATTGGTTATGAGAAGTATCAGCATTCTGATGGTACTAATTATCGTAATGGAACTAAAAAGAAAAATGTTCGTTCTACTTATGGTGAATTTCAAGTTGAAGTTCCTCAAGATAGAAATTCTTCTTTTGAGCCACAAATAGTAAAAAAAAGACAAAAGGATATTTCTGAGATTGATCAAAAAATCATAAATATGTATGCGCGTGGTTTGACTACTAGACAAATTTCTGAACAAATTGAAGAAATATATGGTTTTGAATGTTCTGAAAGTTTTATCTCCAATGTTACTGATAAAGTAATAGACAAAATTCAAGATTGGCAAAATAGACCCTTAGATGAAGTATATCCAATTATCTTTATTGATGCCACTCACTTCTCTGTTAGAGAAGACAATAGAATTAAAAAAATAGCTGCTTATGTAGTATTAGGCATCTCAAAAGATGGAATGAAAGAGGTACTTAGTTTAGAAATAGGAGAAAATGAAAGTAGTAAATATTGGTTAGGAGTATTAAATGGTTTAAAAAATAGAGGTGTAAAAGACATAATGGTAATTTGCGCTGATGGGTTAACAGGAATGAAAGAAGCTATTGCTGCAGCTTTTCCACAAACAGAATATCAACGTTGTGTAGTTCATCAAGTTAGAAATACTTTAAAATATGTGTCATACAAAGATAAAAAAGAATTTTCCACAGATTTAAAGAGTATATATTTAGCTGTAACAGAAACACAAGCACTGGAAAATTTAGATAAAGTAAGTGAAAAATGGAAAGAAAAATATCCAAATTCAATGATAAGTTGGTATCAAAATTGGGATGTATTAACACCAATATTTAAATTCTCATTAGAAGTCAGAAAAGTAATATATACAACAAATGCAATAGAAAGTTTGAATAGCACTTACAAGAAATTAAATAGACAAAGAACGGTATATCCTAGTGATAAGGCGCTATTAAAGGTATTGTATTTATCAACAATGGAAGCAACAAAGAAATGGAGTCAACCATTAAGAAATTGGGGTAAAGTATATGGAGAATTTAGCATAATGTATGAGGGAAGATTTTAA
- a CDS encoding flavodoxin: MNKISLVYYSATGNTEQMAKAIEEGIVEAGGKVTVYKASEMNKEDILSSDVIVMGSSATGAEVIDENDLLPFMEESGDKFKGKKVYIFGSYGWGGGEYADNWKAQLEGFGANIVAMPVLANENPSDDELAQLKEIGKKLVTI; encoded by the coding sequence ATGAACAAAATCAGTTTAGTGTATTATAGTGCAACTGGAAATACAGAACAAATGGCAAAAGCTATTGAAGAAGGAATTGTTGAAGCTGGAGGAAAAGTAACAGTTTACAAAGCAAGTGAAATGAATAAAGAAGACATCCTTTCAAGTGATGTTATAGTAATGGGATCATCTGCAACAGGAGCAGAAGTAATTGATGAAAATGATTTATTACCTTTCATGGAAGAATCAGGAGATAAATTTAAAGGTAAAAAAGTGTATATCTTTGGTTCTTATGGTTGGGGAGGTGGAGAATATGCTGACAACTGGAAAGCTCAATTAGAAGGTTTTGGAGCTAACATAGTTGCTATGCCTGTTCTTGCTAATGAAAACCCAAGTGATGATGAACTAGCTCAATTAAAAGAAATAGGTAAAAAATTAGTTACTATCTAA
- a CDS encoding GntP family permease, translating into MTVGVIGIILSLVLLMYLAYKGFSVLVLAPVLACLAAFLGGIATGETHILATYTEVFMKSLGGYVMNYFPLFLLGAIFGKVMDDTGAAKAIAIVICKKLGEKRAIAAIVLACAVLTYGGVSLFVVAFAVYPIAAELFRELNIPKRFIPGAIALGAFTFTMTALPGTPQIQNAIPMQYFGTDVYAAPIIGLIASAVMLFGGLFWLQYRANKAMKRGEGYGNHKNENIVKFNEDELPNFWISMLPIIVVLVMSFLLSKYIFPSMNLNYLEKYNTTASKVIGNWSLIVSLIASIVIAYVFNYKKMANPLETLTKGVNGSFLAVMNTASEVGYGNVIAGLGAFLVIKGALLGLSSNPLVSEAISVSSLAGITGSASGGLSIALGALGDVYLKEASVMGINPQVLHRIAAIACGGLDTLPHNGAVITLLGVTGMTHKESYADIGMCTAVIPTLAVITCIIFGSMGVV; encoded by the coding sequence ATGACAGTAGGAGTAATAGGGATTATTTTATCATTAGTTTTGCTTATGTATTTAGCATATAAAGGTTTTTCGGTGTTGGTATTAGCTCCTGTACTAGCTTGTTTAGCAGCATTTTTAGGAGGAATAGCAACAGGAGAAACACATATATTAGCAACATATACTGAGGTCTTTATGAAAAGTTTAGGTGGGTATGTTATGAATTATTTTCCATTATTTCTTTTAGGAGCAATTTTTGGAAAAGTAATGGATGATACAGGGGCAGCAAAAGCAATTGCAATCGTAATATGTAAGAAACTTGGAGAAAAAAGAGCCATAGCAGCAATAGTTTTAGCTTGTGCAGTTTTAACTTATGGTGGAGTTTCTCTATTTGTTGTTGCATTTGCAGTCTATCCAATAGCAGCTGAATTATTTAGAGAATTAAATATTCCTAAAAGATTTATTCCAGGAGCTATTGCTTTGGGAGCATTTACTTTTACAATGACTGCCCTTCCAGGGACTCCACAAATTCAAAATGCTATTCCAATGCAATACTTTGGAACAGATGTTTATGCAGCACCAATTATTGGGTTAATTGCATCGGCAGTAATGCTTTTTGGAGGATTGTTTTGGTTACAATATAGAGCAAATAAAGCTATGAAAAGAGGTGAAGGTTATGGAAATCATAAAAATGAAAATATTGTAAAATTTAATGAAGATGAACTTCCTAATTTCTGGATATCAATGTTACCTATAATTGTTGTTTTAGTTATGAGTTTTTTGTTATCAAAATATATTTTTCCAAGTATGAATTTAAATTATTTAGAAAAATACAATACTACTGCTTCAAAAGTTATAGGAAATTGGAGCTTAATTGTGTCACTTATAGCTTCAATAGTAATAGCCTATGTGTTTAATTATAAAAAAATGGCAAATCCTTTAGAAACTTTAACAAAAGGAGTCAATGGCTCATTTCTTGCTGTTATGAATACAGCTTCTGAAGTTGGGTATGGGAATGTTATTGCAGGATTAGGTGCTTTTTTAGTCATTAAAGGTGCTCTGTTAGGACTATCTTCAAATCCTTTGGTATCTGAAGCAATTTCAGTTTCATCATTAGCTGGAATAACTGGTTCAGCATCAGGTGGTTTGAGTATAGCACTTGGAGCTTTGGGAGATGTTTATTTAAAAGAAGCTAGTGTAATGGGTATTAACCCACAAGTATTACATAGAATAGCTGCTATAGCTTGTGGAGGGTTAGATACACTTCCACATAATGGTGCAGTAATTACATTACTTGGTGTAACAGGAATGACTCATAAAGAATCTTATGCTGATATTGGAATGTGTACCGCAGTTATTCCAACCTTAGCAGTAATAACTTGTATAATTTTTGGAAGTATGGGAGTAGTCTAA
- a CDS encoding MaoC family dehydratase — protein sequence MEFESLKVGMSECIGKTISEADILSFAGVSLDVNPLHLNEEYAKTTIFKGRIAHGIIGAGLISAVIGTKLPGEGTIYLSQNLNFLSPVKIGDTITAKVEILELNQEKKKVVLKTTCTNQDGILVIDGEAKVLKK from the coding sequence ATGGAATTTGAAAGTCTTAAAGTAGGAATGTCTGAATGTATAGGAAAAACAATAAGTGAAGCAGATATACTTAGTTTTGCTGGAGTAAGTTTGGATGTAAACCCTCTACATTTAAATGAGGAATATGCAAAAACAACCATATTTAAGGGAAGAATAGCTCATGGAATTATTGGAGCTGGTTTAATTTCAGCAGTTATTGGAACTAAATTACCGGGAGAAGGAACAATATATCTATCTCAAAATTTAAATTTTTTATCTCCTGTTAAAATAGGTGATACAATAACTGCAAAAGTTGAGATTTTAGAATTAAATCAAGAAAAGAAAAAAGTAGTATTAAAAACTACTTGTACAAACCAAGATGGAATTCTTGTTATTGATGGTGAAGCAAAAGTATTAAAGAAATAA
- a CDS encoding acyl CoA:acetate/3-ketoacid CoA transferase: MEILKANEVPKLIKNGSFIGIDGFVGIGVPEEILLNIEQAYLNEGSPNSLNVIFAAGFGDGKTRGLNRIAHEGMIKKVIGGHWGLAPNLGNLANQNKIEAYNLPQGVIAQMFRDMAAGKIGTLSKVGIGTFVDPELGGAKLNSITKEDIVLKLNILGEEILFFKAPKIDIALLRGTTSDEEGNISYENEALFLEGLHIATAAKNAGGKVIVQVEKIVKKGSINPKLVKIPGILVDYVVIVEDMKNHMQTYGEYFNYGFTNNNAIFNSDKKVFNLDERKIIARRCALNLRNDTKVLNYGIGMPESIALVLEEEKQDKKFVPTVEPGAIGGIPMGGLDFGASFNPSCIIGQPAQFDFYDGGGLDMAFLGLAQCDEAGNINVSKFGPKIAGCGGFINITQNAKEVIFCGTFTTGGLEISVKEGKLEIIKEGKIKKFVKNVEQITFSGNFARENNKKVLYVTERAVFELRKEGLTLIEIADGIDIEKDIIANMEFKPILGKEIKKMDKNIFFEKPMGLKFN; this comes from the coding sequence ATGGAAATATTAAAAGCAAATGAAGTTCCTAAACTCATAAAAAATGGTAGTTTTATTGGAATTGATGGTTTTGTAGGAATAGGAGTCCCAGAAGAAATTTTATTAAATATTGAACAAGCATATTTAAATGAAGGCAGCCCTAATTCACTTAATGTTATTTTTGCTGCTGGTTTTGGAGATGGAAAAACAAGAGGTTTAAATAGAATAGCACATGAAGGAATGATAAAAAAAGTTATAGGGGGACATTGGGGATTAGCACCAAATCTTGGAAATTTAGCAAATCAAAATAAAATAGAAGCCTATAATTTACCACAAGGAGTCATAGCTCAAATGTTTAGAGATATGGCAGCTGGAAAAATCGGGACACTATCAAAAGTAGGAATAGGAACATTTGTTGATCCTGAATTAGGAGGTGCTAAATTAAATTCAATTACCAAAGAAGATATTGTGTTGAAGTTAAATATTTTAGGTGAAGAAATTCTTTTCTTTAAAGCACCTAAAATAGATATAGCTTTATTAAGAGGTACAACATCTGATGAAGAAGGGAATATTTCCTATGAAAATGAAGCTCTATTTTTAGAAGGTCTTCATATTGCAACTGCTGCAAAAAATGCTGGTGGAAAGGTTATTGTTCAAGTAGAAAAAATTGTAAAAAAAGGAAGTATAAATCCAAAATTAGTTAAGATACCAGGAATTTTAGTGGATTATGTTGTAATTGTAGAAGATATGAAAAATCATATGCAAACTTATGGTGAATATTTTAATTATGGATTTACAAATAATAATGCAATTTTTAATTCTGATAAAAAAGTTTTTAATTTAGATGAAAGAAAAATAATTGCTAGAAGATGTGCATTGAATTTGAGAAATGATACAAAAGTTTTAAATTACGGTATTGGTATGCCTGAAAGTATAGCACTTGTTTTAGAAGAAGAAAAACAAGATAAAAAATTTGTTCCCACTGTGGAGCCTGGTGCAATAGGAGGAATTCCAATGGGAGGACTTGATTTTGGGGCATCTTTTAATCCAAGCTGCATTATAGGACAACCAGCTCAATTTGATTTTTATGATGGAGGTGGTTTAGATATGGCATTCTTAGGTTTAGCACAGTGTGATGAAGCTGGAAATATAAATGTTTCAAAGTTTGGACCTAAGATTGCAGGTTGTGGAGGATTTATTAACATTACACAAAATGCAAAAGAGGTTATATTCTGTGGAACATTTACAACTGGTGGATTGGAAATAAGTGTAAAAGAAGGAAAATTGGAAATAATAAAAGAAGGAAAAATCAAAAAGTTTGTGAAAAATGTTGAACAAATAACATTTAGTGGAAATTTTGCAAGAGAAAATAATAAAAAAGTTTTATATGTGACTGAAAGAGCTGTTTTTGAATTAAGGAAAGAAGGATTAACATTAATAGAGATAGCTGATGGTATAGATATTGAAAAAGATATTATTGCTAATATGGAATTCAAACCAATATTAGGAAAAGAAATAAAAAAAATGGATAAAAATATATTTTTTGAAAAGCCAATGGGACTAAAATTTAATTAA